The Nitrospirota bacterium genome segment AAGGGGGTAATTCGCATGAGACCAAGTGAACGCGAAGAAGAACATTTTGCACGGATTGAGTTTGAGAATAAGAAAAAGCTCGAGGAGGAGAAACACAAGAGGCTTGCTGAGGAAGAAAAGAAAAGGATGAAAGAACTGCATTATATGATGTGCCCCAAGTGCGGGATGGAGTTGATCGAGATAGACTACAAGAAAATTAAAATTGATAAGTGTTCCGAGTGCGACGGGGTCTGG includes the following:
- a CDS encoding zf-TFIIB domain-containing protein, encoding MRPSEREEEHFARIEFENKKKLEEEKHKRLAEEEKKRMKELHYMMCPKCGMELIEIDYKKIKIDKCSECDGVWLDAGEMEQVAKLDKMGLDKLFSVFKK